In one window of Bacillota bacterium DNA:
- the ftsH gene encoding ATP-dependent zinc metalloprotease FtsH, with product MSPFLRQITFYLVIALIVVILLATFNTGSPPEKIDYDLFIRKVGQGEVAEVEIHGDEIEAVLVDGTVVTTFRMSDHQLTEVLLENNVSINSNPARSPAWWQSALTYLIPFLLLIGIFFFFMQQSQGGGNRVMNFGKSRARLQESDKKRVTFKDVAGADEERAELSEVVDFLKDPRKYIEIGARIPKGILLVGPPGTGKTLLARAVAGEAGVPFFSISGSDFVEMFVGVGASRVRDMFENAKKNSPCIVFIDEIDAVGRHRGAGLGGGHDEREQTLNQLLVEMDGFDVNEGIIIIAATNRPDILDPALLRPGRFDREITVGFPDVNGREEILKVHTRNKRLSEEVDLKILARGTPGFTGADLENVVNEAALLTARISRKSIGMHELEEAIERVVAGTQKKSRVISAFEKKIVAYHEAGHALVGYLLPHTDPVHKVSIIPRGRAGGYTLMFPEEDRYYMTRSELLDRVSTLLGGRVAEKLVLNDISTGAQNDLERATSIVRQMIMEYGMSDTLGPITLGKKHDQVFLGRDLARDRDYSEEIAKAIDQEIRKTIDNCYQKAQDILEQERDKLELIAQALLEKETLDAVEIKALVEGRPLPEKAAEEVPSDAETITADVDSETGEDNSRKDETLADAKKLAIETETIEVVKKKTSGRASIQQRSGKKEKPKEES from the coding sequence TTGAGTCCATTTTTAAGACAAATTACATTCTATCTTGTTATTGCGCTGATAGTAGTCATACTGCTTGCGACATTTAATACCGGCAGCCCGCCGGAAAAAATAGACTATGATTTGTTCATCAGAAAGGTTGGACAGGGAGAGGTTGCAGAAGTTGAAATCCACGGTGATGAAATTGAAGCCGTTCTGGTTGACGGAACTGTGGTTACAACTTTTCGCATGTCTGATCATCAATTGACAGAAGTTTTACTGGAAAACAATGTCTCGATCAATTCAAATCCCGCTCGCAGTCCGGCCTGGTGGCAGAGTGCTCTGACATATCTTATTCCTTTCCTTCTCCTTATCGGGATCTTTTTCTTTTTTATGCAGCAATCCCAGGGTGGAGGCAATAGGGTGATGAATTTTGGGAAAAGTAGAGCCCGCCTTCAGGAAAGTGATAAAAAAAGAGTTACATTCAAAGATGTTGCAGGCGCAGATGAGGAAAGGGCTGAATTGTCCGAAGTTGTTGATTTCCTTAAGGATCCGCGGAAATACATTGAAATCGGGGCGAGAATACCTAAAGGTATCCTGTTAGTAGGCCCTCCTGGAACCGGAAAGACTCTATTGGCAAGAGCTGTTGCCGGGGAAGCGGGTGTCCCTTTCTTTAGCATCAGCGGTTCTGATTTTGTCGAAATGTTTGTTGGAGTGGGAGCTTCACGGGTTAGAGACATGTTTGAAAATGCAAAGAAGAACTCACCTTGTATCGTGTTTATAGACGAGATTGACGCTGTCGGGCGCCACAGGGGCGCAGGACTTGGCGGTGGTCATGATGAAAGAGAGCAAACCCTTAATCAACTCCTGGTTGAAATGGATGGATTTGATGTAAATGAAGGGATCATTATAATTGCAGCCACAAACCGGCCGGATATACTAGACCCGGCATTGCTCAGACCTGGACGTTTTGACCGTGAAATAACAGTTGGTTTTCCTGATGTCAACGGCAGAGAAGAGATTTTAAAGGTTCACACCAGAAATAAACGGTTGTCTGAAGAAGTCGATTTAAAAATCCTGGCCAGGGGAACTCCGGGATTTACAGGAGCGGATCTGGAAAACGTTGTTAATGAAGCGGCGCTTCTGACGGCTCGCATTTCCAGAAAGAGTATCGGTATGCATGAGCTTGAAGAGGCTATAGAAAGAGTTGTAGCCGGAACTCAGAAAAAAAGTCGGGTTATCAGCGCTTTTGAAAAAAAGATTGTTGCTTACCATGAAGCAGGACATGCTTTAGTTGGCTATCTTTTGCCGCATACTGATCCGGTTCATAAAGTATCGATAATTCCAAGAGGCCGTGCTGGAGGCTATACACTGATGTTTCCGGAAGAAGATCGGTACTACATGACCCGTTCGGAATTACTTGATCGGGTCAGTACTTTGCTTGGTGGAAGAGTGGCAGAAAAACTTGTCTTAAATGATATCAGCACGGGAGCTCAAAATGATCTTGAAAGAGCAACCTCCATTGTCCGCCAGATGATCATGGAGTATGGCATGAGTGATACACTGGGCCCAATAACACTGGGTAAAAAACATGATCAGGTTTTTCTGGGAAGAGATCTTGCCAGGGACAGAGATTACAGTGAAGAGATAGCGAAGGCTATCGATCAGGAAATCCGTAAAACCATTGATAACTGTTATCAAAAAGCTCAGGATATTCTTGAACAGGAAAGGGATAAACTCGAGCTTATCGCCCAGGCTTTATTGGAAAAAGAAACCTTGGATGCTGTAGAAATCAAAGCGCTTGTTGAAGGCAGGCCTTTACCTGAAAAAGCGGCTGAAGAAGTCCCTTCCGACGCAGAGACCATAACTGCCGATGTAGATTCGGAAACAGGTGAAGATAACAGCAGGAAAGATGAAACACTGGCAGATGCCAAAAAACTGGCAATCGAGACAGAAACAATAGAAGTTGTTAAAAAGAAGACCAGCGGGCGTGCTTCTATCCAGCAGCGTTCAGGGAAAAAAGAAAAACCAAAAGAGGAGAGTTAA
- the hpt gene encoding hypoxanthine phosphoribosyltransferase codes for MGAEKPEVMLSAKEIDERIKEMAEQISKDYEGKKPLLIGVLKGAVIFLSDLIRHLSIPLEIDFMAVSSYGADTASSGVVRIQMDLEQSIKDKDVLIVEDIVDTGLTLNYLYENLSSRKPRSLKVVTLLDKPDRRKVQFVPDYCGFTIPDRFVIGFGLDFNENYRYLADLCVLDE; via the coding sequence ATGGGCGCAGAAAAGCCTGAAGTAATGTTATCTGCAAAAGAAATCGATGAACGGATTAAGGAGATGGCTGAGCAAATCTCAAAAGATTATGAAGGGAAAAAGCCTCTTTTGATTGGTGTGCTCAAAGGAGCGGTTATATTTTTAAGTGATTTAATCCGTCACCTATCAATTCCTCTGGAAATTGATTTTATGGCGGTTTCAAGTTACGGAGCCGATACAGCTTCCTCTGGAGTTGTTAGAATACAAATGGATCTTGAACAGAGCATCAAGGATAAAGATGTGCTTATTGTTGAAGATATTGTCGACACAGGGCTTACGCTTAATTATCTTTATGAAAACCTGAGTAGTCGTAAACCACGATCTTTAAAAGTAGTTACCCTGCTCGATAAACCTGATCGCCGCAAAGTACAGTTCGTACCGGACTATTGTGGTTTTACCATCCCTGATAGATTTGTTATCGGTTTCGGTCTTGATTTCAATGAAAATTACCGTTACCTTGCAGATCTTTGTGTTTTGGATGAGTAG
- the tilS gene encoding tRNA lysidine(34) synthetase TilS yields the protein MEKVYNFIRQYRLLKKGDTIVAAVSGGPDSLCLLHMLHELKDRFDLRIVVAHLNHYLRPEADSEADEVRRISACWSMPCEVKTVDIRKLKKELGVSEEVAGRKARYDFFYETANKYNANLVALGHHMDDLAETTLMNIIRGTGIDGLSAIMPKRRTGNILVVRPLLCLTRREIEVYCQINMLTPLTDSSNLETEYTRNKLRLQLIPQLEKEYNPRFREALYGLAILARDDRRYLNTQALKAYKKIVCAGPRESILLIKDLFNLAPSIRGRVLRLCLQKIGSSGQITRKHIRLLSGFAKEGNSGKQMTLPGSILVSVAHKNLVIRQVNEEYMKKIERKALKVPGKTVINGDTLIETRIIDRGNMKWPPPKNRAYLDYDTLPPGEIMITNRWNGARFHPQGAGGSKKLKKFLIDQKIPYYKRDFIPLLAINCEIIWVVGIRIAHPYRVTDQTRRILQLDYKVCRLRKS from the coding sequence TTGGAAAAAGTTTATAACTTCATCCGGCAATACCGTCTTCTTAAAAAAGGTGATACCATAGTAGCTGCTGTTTCAGGAGGACCGGATTCTTTATGCCTTTTACATATGCTGCATGAATTAAAGGATAGGTTCGACTTGAGAATTGTTGTTGCCCACCTCAACCATTATCTGCGCCCCGAAGCTGATTCTGAAGCTGACGAGGTTAGAAGAATATCAGCCTGTTGGTCCATGCCCTGTGAGGTCAAAACTGTCGATATCAGGAAATTGAAAAAAGAATTGGGAGTCTCGGAAGAGGTTGCCGGTCGAAAAGCCAGGTACGATTTTTTCTATGAAACTGCGAATAAATATAATGCAAATCTGGTTGCGCTGGGACACCATATGGATGATCTTGCGGAGACGACGCTGATGAATATAATCCGAGGAACAGGAATTGATGGTCTCTCGGCAATAATGCCGAAACGTAGAACAGGTAATATCCTGGTAGTAAGACCACTGCTCTGTTTAACCAGGAGAGAGATAGAAGTATACTGTCAAATTAATATGCTAACTCCCTTAACCGACAGCAGTAATTTAGAAACGGAATATACTCGCAATAAACTGAGACTGCAGCTGATACCGCAGTTGGAGAAAGAATATAATCCCAGGTTTCGGGAAGCCCTTTACGGGTTGGCTATACTGGCCAGGGATGATCGAAGGTATCTTAACACCCAGGCTTTAAAGGCATATAAAAAAATTGTTTGTGCAGGGCCCCGGGAAAGCATACTGTTGATTAAAGATTTATTTAATCTCGCACCCTCTATAAGAGGGAGAGTATTGAGACTATGCCTACAGAAAATAGGTTCTTCAGGACAAATAACCCGGAAACATATCAGGCTATTGTCTGGTTTTGCGAAAGAAGGAAATTCCGGAAAACAGATGACTTTACCGGGCAGTATTCTGGTTTCAGTAGCCCACAAGAACCTGGTTATCCGGCAGGTTAATGAAGAGTATATGAAAAAAATTGAGAGAAAAGCTTTGAAGGTACCGGGCAAAACGGTCATAAATGGTGATACGCTTATAGAAACCAGAATTATCGATAGAGGGAACATGAAATGGCCTCCCCCTAAGAACAGAGCTTACCTGGATTATGACACTCTTCCACCGGGTGAAATTATGATTACTAATCGTTGGAACGGTGCCAGATTTCATCCCCAGGGTGCCGGAGGCAGCAAAAAACTGAAAAAGTTTCTAATTGATCAGAAAATCCCGTATTATAAACGTGATTTTATCCCTCTCCTTGCCATCAACTGTGAGATAATATGGGTTGTTGGCATCAGAATTGCCCATCCATACCGGGTTACCGATCAAACAAGGCGTATTCTGCAGCTTGATTACAAGGTATGCAGATTAAGAAAATCTTAG
- a CDS encoding S1 RNA-binding domain-containing protein produces the protein MVVGSILEGVITGITKFGAFVELPGGTTGLVHISEIADEYVKDINDFYKKSDQVKVKILSVENSGKIGLSIRQAVEGPIVEKKGNRPKHDPAAKASFEDKMNRFLKESDERLLDLKRNTEAKRGGRGSFREAF, from the coding sequence ATAGTCGTTGGTAGCATTTTGGAGGGAGTGATTACCGGCATCACAAAATTTGGAGCATTTGTTGAGCTGCCTGGGGGAACAACCGGTCTTGTACATATATCAGAAATTGCTGATGAATATGTTAAGGATATAAATGACTTTTATAAAAAGTCAGACCAGGTAAAAGTAAAAATACTTTCAGTCGAAAATAGTGGTAAAATCGGGCTCTCGATTAGACAAGCTGTTGAAGGCCCAATTGTTGAGAAAAAAGGTAACAGACCGAAACATGATCCTGCCGCGAAGGCTTCTTTTGAAGACAAGATGAATCGCTTTCTCAAAGAGAGTGATGAAAGATTGCTCGATTTAAAACGAAATACAGAAGCCAAAAGGGGTGGCCGCGGTTCCTTCCGGGAAGCTTTTTGA
- a CDS encoding septum formation initiator family protein — protein sequence MYRFISMVGILIIIGMLVVLGTQYVKYYRVKKDLAEFETRIREYEVRMNELSTEVERLQEIDYIEILARKRLGLVKPGEIIFQFED from the coding sequence GTGTACAGATTTATTAGCATGGTAGGAATATTGATCATAATAGGGATGCTGGTTGTTTTAGGCACCCAGTATGTGAAGTATTATAGGGTTAAAAAGGATCTGGCTGAATTTGAAACGAGAATAAGAGAATATGAAGTTCGCATGAACGAGCTTTCTACAGAAGTTGAACGTTTGCAGGAAATTGATTATATAGAAATTTTAGCACGTAAAAGATTAGGATTGGTTAAGCCGGGAGAAATAATCTTTCAGTTTGAGGATTGA
- a CDS encoding HU family DNA-binding protein, translating into MNKSELVDLVAEKAGMSKKDSEKAVKAVLESIADGLSKGEKVQLVGFGTFEVRSRKAREGRNPATGEKIKIKALKVPAFKPGKALKDKVK; encoded by the coding sequence GTGAATAAATCTGAACTGGTTGATCTGGTTGCAGAGAAAGCTGGAATGTCCAAGAAGGACAGTGAAAAAGCAGTAAAAGCAGTATTGGAAAGCATCGCAGATGGTTTATCAAAAGGTGAAAAAGTTCAGCTGGTCGGCTTTGGAACTTTTGAAGTTCGCAGCCGTAAAGCACGAGAGGGTCGTAACCCGGCAACAGGAGAAAAAATCAAAATTAAAGCACTTAAGGTTCCGGCATTTAAGCCAGGGAAAGCTTTAAAAGACAAAGTAAAATAA
- the mazG gene encoding nucleoside triphosphate pyrophosphohydrolase: MNKIIIIGLGPGNPKHLTEEAVGNLLGKHPIYLRTIGHPSARYLVNKGMKAHSFDQFYENEEKFEQVYKKIAFYLISAVNKHKTVCYAVPGHPEIGEATVSYLRRICPPLKIKLEIVPGISFIEPLLDSLEIDLLDGFTIIDALSIGKLNEPLKNNLIIAQVYNRTIASKVKLKLLDLYPDEQQVTIVRNAGMPSGQIWRLPLYALDRKPFFNHLTTIYLPPYASYITGNLIAVMKRLRADDGCPWDKQQTHKTLRQYVVEEAYEVVAAIEREDDESLKEELGDLLLQVIFHSQIAEEENRFDFYQVVSSIVAKLLRRHPHVFGNKQVEDSSQVKVLWEEIKADEKNTGSKSLMVVDQALPALLKAYKLQKRAADVGFDWPSFEGPLQKAREELNELEEACASENQYAIEEEVGDYLFTIVNISRFLKVNPEMALGKTINKFIDRFYYVLEQAEKHGRSIGEYSLDELDRWWEEAKKIRKMRK; encoded by the coding sequence ATGAATAAGATAATAATAATTGGCCTCGGACCGGGAAATCCAAAACACCTGACTGAAGAAGCCGTTGGCAACCTTTTAGGGAAGCACCCGATTTATTTAAGGACTATTGGGCATCCATCAGCCCGTTACCTTGTTAATAAAGGAATGAAAGCCCACTCTTTTGATCAGTTCTATGAAAACGAAGAGAAATTTGAGCAAGTGTATAAAAAGATTGCTTTTTACCTTATCTCGGCAGTGAACAAACATAAGACGGTTTGTTATGCAGTTCCCGGCCATCCTGAAATCGGTGAGGCAACGGTTAGTTATTTAAGGAGAATCTGCCCACCTCTGAAAATCAAATTAGAAATCGTTCCAGGGATTAGTTTCATTGAGCCACTGCTAGATTCACTTGAAATTGATCTTCTTGATGGTTTTACCATCATAGATGCACTATCTATAGGTAAGTTAAACGAACCTTTGAAAAATAATCTTATCATAGCCCAGGTATATAACCGGACTATTGCTTCAAAAGTTAAATTAAAATTACTTGATCTGTATCCTGATGAACAGCAAGTCACGATTGTAAGAAATGCTGGAATGCCTTCTGGGCAAATTTGGAGATTACCTTTATATGCGTTGGACCGCAAGCCCTTTTTTAATCATCTGACAACAATCTATCTGCCCCCATATGCTTCATATATCACAGGAAACCTGATTGCGGTTATGAAAAGGCTCAGGGCAGATGATGGATGCCCATGGGATAAACAACAAACTCATAAAACCCTGAGACAGTATGTTGTAGAAGAAGCTTATGAAGTTGTAGCAGCAATAGAACGTGAAGATGATGAATCGCTTAAAGAAGAACTTGGTGATTTGCTTTTACAGGTGATATTCCACAGCCAAATTGCCGAGGAGGAAAACAGGTTTGACTTTTACCAGGTCGTAAGCTCGATCGTAGCCAAACTTCTCAGGAGGCATCCTCATGTATTTGGCAATAAACAGGTTGAAGATTCTTCACAGGTAAAGGTGCTATGGGAGGAGATAAAAGCTGACGAAAAAAATACCGGTTCAAAATCGCTGATGGTTGTTGACCAAGCGCTTCCGGCATTACTGAAAGCCTATAAGCTGCAAAAACGTGCTGCTGATGTCGGTTTTGACTGGCCTTCATTTGAAGGGCCTCTTCAGAAGGCACGAGAAGAACTTAATGAACTGGAGGAAGCCTGTGCCAGTGAAAATCAATATGCGATTGAAGAGGAAGTCGGAGACTATCTCTTTACGATAGTGAACATCTCCCGGTTTTTAAAAGTAAATCCGGAAATGGCCCTGGGTAAAACCATTAATAAGTTTATTGATAGATTTTATTATGTTTTGGAACAGGCTGAAAAACATGGTCGTTCGATAGGTGAATATTCGCTGGATGAATTGGATCGATGGTGGGAAGAAGCCAAAAAAATAAGGAAAATGCGTAAATAA
- a CDS encoding polysaccharide biosynthesis protein encodes MVNVNSSFVKGAATLAITGIAARGIGAIFRVVLAAVLGDEGIGLYQYAYPIYSTLLVISTAGIPVALSKIIAEKIALNDYHEALRVFRVAFIILSVSGLIISLTMMLGAQFISVVIVKDLKAYYPILAISPAIFFVTIMASLRGFFQGQQNMFPTAVSQLLEQLVRVLFAIIMVVIMLPVGLEYASAGATSGATAGGLAGLLLLFFLYRRRRFGLFDLAAKQSEHSPERVGHIIRRIFGLAIPITIGGLVIPLISLIDLAVVPRQLLEAGFEIERARALYGQLTGMASSVVYFPNVIALALSMSLVPAISEAFALKNKLMVLNRTEIAMKMTLLFALPSAAGLFLLAEPITILLFNNAEAGYSLSYMSWSVIPLCFYVTTTGLIQGLGRPIVPALNMLYGGIVKTILAWHLTVIPALNVGGAALASVIGIAVAAILNINYVMKHTGWRINIREFILLPGISMIIMSVFVYFPFRLINTYGAALMTGGWLNAISTLFAIAVGIIVYGVTLLLMGVLNEDELRLIPYIGSRISKLRARFKIDRRQD; translated from the coding sequence TTGGTTAATGTTAATTCTTCTTTTGTAAAGGGAGCAGCTACCCTTGCAATTACCGGTATAGCTGCCCGGGGAATCGGGGCAATTTTTAGGGTAGTCCTGGCCGCTGTTCTAGGAGACGAAGGAATTGGTCTCTACCAGTATGCATACCCGATATATTCTACCTTGCTGGTTATTTCCACCGCAGGAATACCGGTAGCTCTATCAAAAATAATAGCCGAAAAAATAGCCCTTAATGATTACCATGAAGCACTGCGTGTTTTTCGTGTGGCTTTTATCATTCTATCGGTGAGCGGTCTGATTATTTCGCTCACGATGATGCTCGGTGCACAATTCATATCTGTTGTAATTGTAAAAGATCTAAAAGCATACTACCCCATCCTGGCTATTTCTCCGGCAATTTTTTTTGTAACGATCATGGCTTCTTTAAGAGGATTCTTCCAGGGGCAGCAGAACATGTTTCCGACGGCAGTTTCACAACTTTTAGAGCAGCTGGTTAGAGTTTTATTTGCGATTATAATGGTGGTAATTATGCTTCCGGTTGGTTTGGAATATGCATCTGCCGGAGCGACATCGGGAGCAACGGCAGGAGGACTTGCCGGCTTACTGCTTTTATTCTTCTTATACCGGCGCAGGCGTTTCGGTCTATTCGATCTTGCCGCTAAACAATCCGAACATTCGCCGGAGAGGGTTGGACATATTATCAGGCGTATTTTCGGACTGGCTATTCCTATTACAATAGGTGGATTGGTTATACCACTGATTTCGCTGATAGATCTTGCCGTGGTTCCCCGGCAGCTTTTGGAGGCCGGTTTTGAAATTGAAAGAGCAAGAGCTCTTTATGGCCAGCTAACAGGGATGGCCAGCTCAGTAGTCTATTTTCCAAATGTCATTGCCCTTGCCCTTAGTATGAGCCTTGTTCCTGCTATATCGGAAGCATTTGCTCTGAAAAACAAACTGATGGTCTTGAACAGAACCGAAATAGCAATGAAAATGACCCTGCTGTTTGCGCTTCCGTCGGCTGCCGGCCTCTTCCTTCTTGCTGAACCGATCACAATACTTCTTTTTAATAATGCTGAAGCCGGCTACTCTCTATCTTATATGTCCTGGTCGGTAATTCCTCTATGTTTTTATGTTACAACTACAGGGTTAATTCAGGGATTGGGCAGGCCGATTGTTCCAGCCCTGAATATGCTTTATGGAGGAATTGTTAAAACTATTCTGGCCTGGCACCTGACTGTAATCCCTGCTTTAAATGTTGGGGGAGCGGCACTTGCTTCAGTAATCGGGATAGCGGTTGCGGCAATTTTAAATATTAATTATGTTATGAAGCATACCGGCTGGCGTATTAATATTCGTGAATTTATTCTTTTACCGGGTATCTCAATGATTATTATGTCTGTTTTTGTATACTTCCCATTTAGATTAATTAATACATATGGTGCTGCTTTAATGACAGGTGGATGGTTGAATGCTATTTCAACACTTTTTGCTATAGCTGTAGGAATAATAGTTTATGGTGTCACTCTATTATTAATGGGCGTTCTAAATGAGGATGAATTAAGGCTGATTCCATATATCGGCTCAAGAATATCGAAATTAAGAGCCCGATTTAAAATAGATAGAAGACAGGATTGA